Within the Cydia pomonella isolate Wapato2018A chromosome 3, ilCydPomo1, whole genome shotgun sequence genome, the region TCCCaatacacctttatttcaaattctgtttgccaatacattccacgactcttctctttccgaactcTACTATCATATTGGAACACTTCGATGagattgtaatatatttttcatatataaaaTCTGTTCGAGCACAATTACCCAGTAGAGAGCAAATTAAGCACATAAAAATGAAAGGATCACTTTTATTTTCAGTCTTGGTACTATTTTTCATTGGGATATTATTTCAAGGAGCATTATTCCAAGAAACAACTCCGACTACAAAGTCTTTCTTCGAAGCATTGCGAGATTTGCACGACATTGATAATTTATACGTGAACGCTACTATTAGACCGTATCCAAATTTTTTGAGAAATGTAAAAGCAACTACGTTAAAATACTTGCAAGCTACGTTGCGTAATATGAATCTTACGGtttgtattaatatattatttatctaccaACACTGTATGGATGGTAGAGGTAAAGAGAACAATgtatgtgtatgaaaagtgtccatcaaaaaaccttaaataggtggcgccacagtacatcgcgaacaaatttttgactttgataaaaaaaaacaaatcactgacagcgcacatcactccgtcaataacgtctaacggcctgattcaaagaatgattaagacacgtttaagatcattaaaagatcgataactaaacgacatgtcaaaattgacgtttatttcgattccgctgtgatcccaataagatacGACTCTAGCGCCATCGGAGagatttcaaattattatttacggcttctagctggacacttttgcaacagttctcccataagagattgttcttCTTGCCTCTACCCTCCATATTTCGAACGTACCTTCCCTGGTATTAGAATGACGTCTAACAGATGTCATTCAtgtatcgtgcatttcgctcgtattgCCCGTACATatattagcgcgagcgagacgcacaataactaattaacatgattcaaatattattttgatgtcagCGTCCGTTGGAATTGgcctaaaatatataatttaagagTCGTAAACATAAACgtgtatacagtgtgtatttttgattaaGCGACAAATGAAAATAAAGCGTAGGTATCAGTGCTATAAACTAAACTGAAATGAGTCGAAATAAAAagggttttttagggttccctacccaaagggtaaaacgggaccctattactaagactccggtgtccgtccgtccgcccgtctgtcaccaggctgtatctcatgaaccgtgttagttagacagttgaaattttcacagatgatgtatttctgttgccgctataacaacaaatactgaacacataataaaatgaatatttaaggggcctcccatacaacaaatgtttttatagatggtacggaacccttcgtgcgcgagtccgactcgcacttggccgggttttttttatcagtgctatgtaacaaatttaataggatttttttaatttatccttaacttacaaattgtaaaattttaataagcAGCAAATGGACGTTTTGTATAGTAATGATACATTGCGTGGTGATTTAattatgtaagaaaaaatacatagttgtgttcctgccggtgagtaaggttgccagagctcgacgagggggggttagggtcggcaacgcgcatgtgactcctctggagttgcgggcgtacataggctacggagactgcttatcattaggcgggccgtatgcttgtttgccaccggcgtattatataaaaaaatacaagtcatATTTTTTAGTTAGTCAAGCATATTATGAAAGTTTATTCTTTTGGATCTATCTACCCTTGCAAtaattatgtggtcgtatcaaaaatacacagtattttatcaatacaatacaataataatttattatttaatcatgCTATAATTTCAATACAGGGTGCTTTTATTATCACTGACCAACCTCTGAGGGGTGAATAAGTAGGTCATAGtcaacaacttttactatggggtcaaacccgaaatcacgaaaaaaaaatctgccgtTTCATACATTTCATTTTATGTTGAGCAGCTGATTTGTTATCGTGATAACGGGGTTGGCCCCATGGTAAATGTTGTTCAGTATGATGACCAACAGTTTTTCAGAGTTTGGTCAGTGAAAACAACAGCACCCTgtatatacaggatgtttatttagtcacctgcaataattaacGGGCGGCATATATAGGTCAGACTGAGCAAAtttcactatgggaccaacaccgaaattgcgaaaaaaaaatttactctcccacaGAAAATGACAAGGTAAGAGAgccaaatgtatgaaacagccatatTTAATGCGAATTCGGGATGGTCCTATagcaaaagttgctcagtatgacctatacaagGTGCCTGCAagcacgtattcctgaggtcataagaaggaaaaaatgttatacaaatttaagtcgattccgccaaaaaaaaatatttttttactttatgtatgtttttataaataataagtacatattCTTGGAAAATGtatggattaatatgaattgatattgttccttgtcactttgatatctgtcaatagGGACGTCTAAGACTTGGTCCCATagtggcgacatagccatcaaaaagacGCACTGAAACacgataaaaaaagattttgtttAATTGGTATTCACCCTGAAACacggcgaattaaaaaaaagtttttatgacATCTCTCTATACACTGTTACATTTTTTCTGTTTCCTTGCGGCACCTTCTATATTAACCTCGTAAAATATAGCAGGTACCtgtatttaaactttttattatatttttacagatGCAATGTAAAGATTGTCCGAATGTGTACCTTCCAGTCTGTACGAAATTAGATAAAACTTATACTACATATAAAAATAGATGCCTGTTTAGGTGCCGAAAAAATGCAGATGCAATAGAAGTGAGAAGGGGAATCTGCATTTACTGGTAGAGAaagtaaataaagataaagataaaggttcattttagattccatcaactctcaatacaTCCTGTACTGTAGACCGTACACCCTGGCGgatgctgcctctgcgtgcgtccacacgacacgggcaagggcagcatccgctcggtgtagcccttacatttcattaaagtgtcaaaaggggctctacgtgttggcttcggatCCACGCACGTCTCCTAAacgtccggaacaccattgttccgaaATGggaaagataaagatagttttatttttaaatatctaaactAACTTATTAAAACGCAAAGAAAGAacgatagtttattattcaagtagatGTATTACATTGCATTAGGATGAGTCATTCTTTAGCTTGgtgcaattttattaatttatttaacaaatcattattactaaaaaaacaattgataacGCTAAAAGGCGGACTTGATGCCATATGGCACTCTCCTGCAGTTGTTTTTCTCATAGGCCTCTCCCGACATAGCGCTTTCAATAATTTCAGCCATGCCGGTGCCCCCGTCAGCTTGTGTAGTTGTGTAGGTATAATATTTGTTGTATTTAGTATGCGTGACCGCTAAGAACGGCGGCTCTGCTGCCTGACTATGCGGATAGGATTCTACATCCGATATCGAAGAGGACAATGTGAAAGCACTCTTAGGGATTCGGATTTAGAATTACTGCCGCAGCAGTAACGCTAGTGCGGTCTGAATCGGAATGTTACCTACCTTTAAATGGACATTCCATTTCTGACACATTCGATATtgaacaacaataataaatacaaaacaatttgaagtaatttctcCTGTCGATGTTAATTTTACTCACAAACATCAAGAATCAAACGACCGGGTTTTCAATCCAAAATATCCTTTCGATACCTCCTAAGTATAATAAGGTAAGTGCACAATCAAGATTTTGCAGGAGATCGGTTCAAAAGTACAACGGAACGTGCGAGgaacttttttatttgtttatgtagTTCCATTAAATTTTGGATTTGTCCTCTCTTAGATTATGTTTGCATTAATGGAATTCAAACATTTATCGCAGTTTATGATTTAAGAGTACTCCAGTATAAGAGCCAACAagcagtacagtcagcatcaaaagtagcggatgaaacaacgcgtcaaaagtatctgacattccggattatatttccaaatatagataaatttttaaaatttgcgttcaaaagtatatattttccaGTCTtggttgttctatattaaatacatcactttttgttaagctgatgcagaatggtagatacttatgaagcgttatttgatccgctacttttgatgctgactgtacatccaAATTTGACAATTTCTACGATAAAATTTGATccaaagtaaaattattatcaGTCTTTTAACTACGTCGACCCAGTGAGTTATATCAGCATGCCACACTTTTTTTACCCTCTTCCgcgttaagagtccttattcctacagacgagcgtattttgtaaaatgcttcctttttcattcaagattacgacgtaactattagtatttattcaaaaactgataacgtacttaaataatcgtttcctaaactaggggctccaacagttcaaattttcattttctcttttaaacctcttttttaatgaggttttttgggagtcttttccaaattttgcagtgagatgtggcgtttcggttctcaattttgctataaacaagaatcatttggtacatgaatgactacaatttgattcaacatatctcgtacgaggggctggtttgattaacaatcgaagattcatttgaaaaaactgataaaataccttccgagttttcttcatttttttggcgaaaacagggttttattatattttatttccgcaaattgtacgcatattttgctttaaaaataatattatagcaaactgtaactttatgttaacctataaaaaaaaaatcgtaactatgggacctacattgccgtaaatttatatttttttaaaacacgtataaatcacgcagcagcgacgccccgctctcagtccgcgcggagcgcgcttagaggacggacctgtgctcgattgtcgggcattcgttgcgatcgtaatcagctacggaattccgagaagtgctatatactgcgattagaaaatcttaataaaagttcattttttagactcgcttattgatggattttcagtgttactttttttttaatactaagtcggtggcaaacaagcatacggcccgcatatgtacgcctgcaactccagaggagatacatgcgcgttgccgaccctaaccccctcccacccctcgttgagctctggcaaccttactcaccggcaggaacacaacactatgagtaaggtctagtgttatttggctgcgattttctgaaaaacgcattttcacttgaaattacgttagggtttgcattattatttttgacccggatgaagtccaagttctcatgatggagtcaggagttggtcaccagaactcctaatctactaattataatcccatcgtgtttgggctcaaaagatttgccctgacgaacaccatcgatctagatgaggtccagggtctcatgatggagtcaggagttggtcactagaactcctaatctactcattataattccatcgtgtttgggctcaacagagttgccctgatgagcaccttcaatctagatgaggtccagggtctcttgatggagtcaggagctggtcaccagaactcctaatctactcatcataactccatcgtgtttgggttcaatagagttgccctgacgagcaccatcaatctagatgaggtccagggtctcatgatggagtcaggagctggtcaccagaactcctaatctactcatcataactccatcgtgtttgggctcaatagatttgccctgatgaacaccatcgatctagatgaggcccagggtctcatgatgtagtcaggagttggtcaccagaactcctaaactactcatcataacctcatcgtgttcgggctaaatagatttgccctgacgagcatcatcaatctagataaagtccagggtctcatgatggagtcaggagttggtcactagaactcctaatctactcattataattccaacgtgtttgggctcaaaagatttgccctgatgagcaccatcgatctagatgaggtccagggtctcatgatggagtcaggagttggtcaccagaactcctactctactcatcataactccatcgtgtttgggctcaatagagttgccctgacgagcaccttcaatctagatgaggtccagggtctcatgatggagtcaggagctggtcaccagaactcctaatctactcatcataactccatcgtgtttgggttcaatagagttgccctgacgagcaccatcaatctagatgaggtccagggtctcatgatggagtcaggagctggttaccagaactcctaatctactcatcataactccatcgtgtttgggctcaatagatttgccctgatgaacaccatcgatctaaatgaggcccagggtctcatgatggagtcaggagttggtcaccagaactcctaatctactcatcataacctcatcgtgttcgggctcaatagatttgccctgacgagcatcatcaatctagataaagtccagggtctcatgatggagtcaggagttggtcactagaactcctaatctactcattataattccaacttgtttgggctcaaaagatttgccctgatgagcaccatcgatctagatgaggtccagggtctcatgatggagtcaggagttggtcaccagaactcctaatctactcatcataactccatcgtgtttgggctcaatagatttgccctgatgaacaacatcgatctagatgaggtccagggtctcatgatggagtcaggagttggtcatcagaactcctaaactactcatcataacctcatcgtgtttgggcttaatagatttgccctgacgagcatcatcaatctagataaagtccagggtctcatgatggagtcaggagttggtcactagaactcctaatctactcattataattccaacgtgtttgggctcaaaagatttgccctgacgagcaccatcgatctagatgaggtccagggtctcatgatggagtcaggagttggtcaccagaactcctaatctactcatcataactccatggtgtatgggctcaatagagttgccctgacgagcaccatcaatctagatcaggtccagggtctcatgatggactcaggagttgatcaccagaactcctagtctattcatcataactccatcgtgtttgggctcaaaagatttgccctgacgagtaccatcgatctagattaagtcgagggtctcatgatggactcagtagttggtcaccagaactcctaatctattcatcataatggtaatttgatggtgctcgtcggagtaaatctattgagcccaaacacgatggagttatgataaatagattacgagttctggtgaccaactcctgactccatcatgagaccctggacttcatctagatcgatggtactcgtcagggcaaatcttttgagcccaaacacgatggaattataatgagtagattaggagttctagtgaccaactcctgactccatcatgagaccctgaacatcatctagattgatggtgctcgtgagggcaaatctattgagcccaaacacgatggagttatgatgagtagattaggaattatggtgaccaactcctgactccatcatgagaccctgcacttcatctagatcgatggtactcgtcagggcaaatcttttgagcccaaacacgatggaattataatgagtagattaggagttctggtgaccaactcctgactccatcatgagaccctggacttcatttagatcgatggtactcatcagggcaaatctattgagctcgaatacgatggaattataatgagtagattaggagttctagtgacctactcctgactccatcatgagaccctggacttcatctagattgatggtgctcatcagggtaaatttattgagcccaaactcgatggagttatgatgagtagattaggagttctggggagttctggtgaccaactcctgactccgtcatgagaccctggacctcatctagatcgatggtgttcgtcagggcaaatcttttgagcccaagcacgatggaattataatgagtagattaggagttctggtgaccaactccggactccatcataagaacctggatggacttcattcgggtcaaaaataataatacaaaccctaacgtgatttcaaataacactgaaactctatagcactaatgtgcgcaaacgactggcatcttgactacgcagcatgggtgcgtagccaccatgccaatcgatacgacaacgaaacactatctgtctctctctcgtactaatatgcacaaacgattggcatcttggctgggcagcatgggtgcgtagccaacatgccaaacgtttacgatacgacaaggaaacactatctgtctctctatcgcactaatatgcgcgatcgattggcttcttggctaggtatcatgggtgcgtagccaacatgccaatcgtttacgatacgacaacgaaacactactctctctctatcgcactaatatacgcaaacgattggtattttggctaggcactaagcaagtgtgtggccaacatgccaatcgtttacgatacgacaacgaaacactatctgtctctctatcgcactaatatactttatttatacctgcagtcatttagtaacttcttcattttccattggtgtgaaagagacagaataaagagcaagggttatagtacactctgtagtctgtacacttagtagtagtgtacattaaaaaaaaactactgtgcatatacaataaaataaagagtgcccatatgatatcatatgacactaaaattaatgttgcttgaaattatattgaaaactatcaagattattctagtctgcattgaaacgcgcgtcgcgttgccggcgctcgcgtaccgagcgccaacgccatttatcgagcgttatttcgtgaaatcggagaacgctccaaggattaagggctcttaactaTACCGCGTACTGTGGTGCAAGTGACTTGCCTCAGTATACAATATTTGAGTTTATAAAATGATGTTAGTTGTATCCATATACGTCACTTTATTTCCAAAACTAATACGAAATTCAGCATGAATTTCAGTggtattttaaacataaatatgtaaattcaTGGCGTAGAATACTTAGGAGgtatcaatttattaaaaattgattTCCAATATTAACCATTGTCACCGAATCCGCTCGCGCTTGACCGATTTTTAAAAGTGCAGCAACTTCGTCGGCTCATTTCCTGCGCTGTAAGTTCGCGCGCAAACTGCGGCGAACTTGAGGGTACTTCTTAGTACGAGATAACTATTGTAGTAAGTTGGTCGTAACTTTTTAATTACGGAGATGTAATTGCTGAACGCCTTTACTTACCTAACTCAGGAATGAAGTCGAATAATGCTTAGATAAATGTGCTCATGACAAACTGTGTGGATTTTCAAGATCGGTGTATTTGGGATAATGTTCATATAATATagtgattttgttatgtctgaTCATACCTGCTCTGAGGAGTAAATACTcgtatgtaggtcatactgaacaactatGGGCCCAACCccgaaaacgaaaaaaaatcagCAGCGGctgccgaggttgacatacttgcgacgcttgaggctttcggctGAGGATGCGGCCGCACCAGCGTCAACTTTGATGCCTGGAATATGGGACGGGACCAGgatttgtatattttgtattgttacaAAACTTTACCAACGAATTTTTAGTAATTTGTTTtacgatataaataaaattttcattaacaatagctttaaaaaaatgccaaatCAATATCTTGAAGGTGAGATTGGGTTAACCTGTATGTAGGTATACTGGaagtaatgttatttttcaAGCCATtatagctcaagaaaattaacgCAAATATGAGCAATCAGGGGAAATGATTCgtgtaattttgtaaattggtacAATTATACCTCGTGGTGTCCAGatgaacatactaaaagtcctcgaggtTGCGAGTTGCAATGACGGTGTAGCttttttctgatttttgccCATATCTCGAATATGTTtacgaatagcattataattacttcaGACAAAAGTTTGACCATAAAATGTCCtacaaattttgttatttttatttttactatgcgattaatactttaggagctacacggtgtttaaattaacaaaaagataaaatagtCTATTTACGAAAACGTTTTTAATCTCacgttttttttcataatttttgaatTCATGGTTCAGAAGTTAGGGGAGGTAGAGGGGGAAACATATTTTCTTTCCTTTCAGAgcaattatttccaaaaataaaacgtttatCAAAACATGGTTTAGTATGTTAAACTTTTAGTATTTAGTAGCTAAAACTACAGCAATTTACAGagctacacgaattatttctcctgattttattaattttcttgagctattTTGTCCTCtccgctgtgtttgttaaggaAATTCGATTTTCAAGACCACTTTTTGTCAAGTTCAAGTTCTGACGATGGAgttcatgaggaatcgaggtaactcctcaaatgttaaaggcatgtATATAgagatcttagtattttcatcagcAAATCAAGCATATGAACAAATTCATATGAAACATTATACAAACACTTCACGGTCAAGTCacctacttttttatatttctatcctatttattatttagaactTGTGTTTAAAAACAACTGCTatctatgtttttctaataattatctggtgctttatttcatgcatggtttgaaataatttattttaaatacaggcgAATActctattgcgggtatcttaccagtcaaccatagggcaaatctgaaatgtgtgaaggtgggtgcagtgacaaaaaaatcattttacctTCTTTTCTACATTATTAGGCGTAGGcagctgtctttttaatttcattgtatgaaacccaaaatcaaattgaagtcggttttttttcttaaaaaatatttttgtgaaaatttgtttctgttataacttagtgaaaaaagtctttttagctgtgacgctgccactatgtgacttggtttagatatacctactgacagacattaaagttttaaattaaactcATTTTTTCTGTAAATAGAAAACTACTtaacttattcgttgtaatgattttttttttcaccaaggtgtgaAAACGTGGCGTGTGCAAAAGTCGCAAAAAgagaatttggccaaaactcatataacatttttttgcttCTTATTACCTAAGTAATGCGTGGTTAAAAATGTCGGATTTAATTGGCGCACGGtgtatatttaaagaaaattccTCGGTggggaaaataatttaatttaataagtaatcGGAAAGGTATCTATCAGTATCTTCCCAATCAACCGACAAACAAAATCTCCTCTACCAAAGGAGACTCTGCTACTAAAACTGAATACACTTTCCATAATAATTGATCATTTCTTTCCTTATATAGTAACCAGTAATACATTCCATCATACAAATGTTATAATACCATTTACCGTCATCCATACATACTGGGTCATACACCATCGAACAGTTACAGTCAGCTCTATAATGTTCTTCAACTACCAATGGAGCTATAGTTGCAGTGCAATATGTCTTATCAGGGGCTTCTTTAGCGTTATCGCATTCCATTAAGCACGTGTTACTATACCATTTGAGATTACTTGCGCATACTGGAATGTAATCACCCGGGCATGAATTCGCACATGTTTCTTTTGTTGGTTCAGTCGTTTCTATAATTCGGGCATGCATTTTTTCTGGTGATTCAGTCGTTTCTATAATTCGGTCATCCATATTTTCTGGTGGTTCAGTCGTTTCTATAATTTGGTCGTCCATGTTTTCTGGTGGTTCAGTCGTTTCTATAATTCGGTCATCCATGTGTTTAGGTCTGCACATGCCTTCGTACAAGATGCTGACGCTACTGTTGTCACCGACCTCGCATGCCATGAAGCAGGGATTGTGGTACCAGTGGCCGTTGGAAGCGCATACTGGCTTGTAATGTCTGGGGCACATTGTGCAGTTTTTTAGGTATGTGATGACGATAGGTCCCGGCGGCTCTTCCTGTGGTGGCCTGGAAATGGAAGGTTGACTTAATTAGCATCCTATATGCagaaaattgttaaaaaactcCGTATGTAGTAGTCGTGAGTCGAACAGTCATTAAGATAGTCAGTAGCAGGAAGCTGCTAAGTGGGCGAGGTGTTTAAAATGAATTGAACACGactttatttttaagagaaTAAGTATGTGTGAAGATCATTCCGAACATCTCAGCAACTTAGTTACTTCTGCTGCTGACACCGATAGTCTGCCTTCAACCCCGGTTTGAAGACTGTCTCACGACATAAGTATCATGGTCTATGCAGTTAATTGACAAATAGCCAACTTTTCCTCGTTAGTCCCAGAATTGTCAGTctcatttttgaattttgatccTTAACGTATGTAATCAAGGTTAAAATTACGTTTTCGAATGAAGCCTTTATTAGGGCCTCTGGGGCTCAGGAGGTTATAGAAAAGACAAAGTTTAAGATAGTTAAGTTAAGAATattgtcattattatttttaaagacgcTAAGCAGCAAGAAGTTCGAACATTGACCCGTCTGTTTCTCTCTTTATTGCACGCGTGTGATTATAATATATTGCTGTCCTGCTATTGCAGCGGGCCGACAAAGACACTGTGCGACACTGTACGAAATTATTCGCGCTTAAtgttcttactttttttttaatgctaataCGTTTTATcgcaaaaaagcatacggcccaccatGCTCCATCAggcgtctgcaactccagagaccCTAATACCCTGCACCCTTGATTTCTGGCAACCTTTCTCACCGGCAGCAATACAACACTACTAATTactcataaaaaaatagaattataaatcatatgatgacctggacagcttcctgaacaactggccggaggaaacaccaaatcgggaatcgtggaaatcaaggggagaggcctttgcccagcagtgggacactcaaacaggctattaaaaaaaaaaaaaaatcatatagattctaaactgtggaatgaactgtcgcctgcggtatttccggaccgatacgaccttcaaaccatcaagaaaagagcgtactcccatcttaaattccggcaacgcacttacaacccctctggtgttgcaggtgtccatgggcggcggtaatcg harbors:
- the LOC133516500 gene encoding serine protease inhibitor dipetalogastin-like, with product MLFWRLRRSSLYLLRANYGRKSIWPLTEPLKPINFRFRFAHLTDATRGVMERILVFVCISSLVVTFHITTGRKLSLRQGPPQEEPPGPIVITYLKNCTMCPRHYKPVCASNGHWYHNPCFMACEVGDNSSVSILYEGMCRPKHMDDRIIETTEPPENMDDQIIETTEPPENMDDRIIETTESPEKMHARIIETTEPTKETCANSCPGDYIPVCASNLKWYSNTCLMECDNAKEAPDKTYCTATIAPLVVEEHYRADCNCSMVYDPVCMDDGKWYYNICMMECITGYYIRKEMINYYGKCIQF